A window of Metabacillus sp. B2-18 contains these coding sequences:
- a CDS encoding DUF3895 domain-containing protein: MTIQSAHSYINQYLKENTIISAKDLCQHLITNHGFSSDAYSTGRPKLYVDVVKYLENLQKNGHLDALEKNQENCKYKVLTVEIPDDSHKESDKIEENDNKNDDYEDLQMTLF; encoded by the coding sequence TTGACGATTCAATCAGCTCATTCTTATATAAATCAGTATTTAAAAGAAAACACCATTATATCTGCAAAAGATTTATGCCAACATCTTATTACAAATCATGGTTTTTCAAGTGATGCCTATTCTACAGGTAGACCTAAATTATATGTGGATGTTGTGAAGTATCTTGAAAACTTACAAAAAAATGGGCATCTAGATGCTCTTGAAAAAAACCAAGAGAATTGTAAATACAAGGTCTTAACTGTAGAGATTCCAGATGATTCTCATAAAGAAAGTGATAAGATCGAGGAAAATGACAATAAAAATGATGATTATGAAGATCTGCAAATGACTTTATTTTAA
- a CDS encoding multicopper oxidase family protein has protein sequence MDKKINPADPTTIPKFVDELSKPPAAKPKYNTCYPRNSYFELEMKEGKQRFHRDFPLTTIWGYNGISPGPTLYAEKDKTTYVKYINDLPCKHFLPIDYTLHSASDSPEVRSVVHVHGAHVDWKSDGHPEAWYTKNYEFTGPKFTQKVHEYTNHQAGATLWYHDHSMALTRLNVYAGLAGFYLLRDSLEERLQLPCGEYEIPLMIQDKSFNEDGSLFYPDSPPFPVPVHPSITPGFTGNTIVVNGKVWPYLRVEPRKYRFRIVNASNRRGYILSLSNDHTMVQIGTDGGLLTQPIHLNSIELLPAERTDIIIDFSTLQGQEITVMNSDTEFPGEHTNMIMQFRVDLPLKGEDTIQIPDQLAPQMDIHEHHAHTVRDLPLSASTDSYGRPMLLLNNRMYHDPATEKPSLDSIEIWNFINVTPFLHPMHVHLIQFKILDRRPFNVEKYQNEGILEYTGEPIEPREFERGWKDTVKADPEMVTRIIMHWKGHTGHYIWHCHFLEHEDHDMMRPIRVIDDAHPVQQPHADIPHDHKGSEENEN, from the coding sequence TTGGATAAAAAAATAAATCCCGCAGACCCAACTACGATTCCAAAGTTTGTAGATGAATTATCTAAACCACCTGCAGCTAAACCAAAGTACAATACCTGTTATCCTAGAAACTCTTATTTTGAATTAGAAATGAAGGAGGGAAAACAGCGATTTCACCGAGATTTTCCACTCACAACGATATGGGGATATAATGGAATCTCTCCGGGACCAACCCTATATGCAGAAAAGGATAAAACCACATATGTAAAATATATTAATGACCTTCCTTGCAAACACTTTCTACCAATTGATTATACCCTCCATAGTGCGAGTGATTCCCCGGAGGTCCGATCGGTTGTGCATGTTCATGGGGCGCATGTAGATTGGAAGAGTGATGGACATCCCGAAGCATGGTATACAAAAAACTATGAATTTACAGGACCAAAATTCACTCAAAAAGTTCATGAATATACAAACCATCAAGCTGGAGCAACTCTATGGTACCATGACCATAGCATGGCTTTAACAAGATTAAATGTATATGCCGGACTAGCCGGCTTTTACTTGCTTCGTGATTCACTTGAAGAAAGATTACAACTCCCCTGTGGTGAGTACGAGATTCCTCTAATGATTCAAGATAAATCGTTTAATGAAGATGGATCCCTGTTCTATCCTGATTCACCACCATTTCCTGTGCCAGTTCATCCTTCTATTACCCCAGGATTTACCGGCAATACGATTGTGGTTAACGGAAAAGTATGGCCTTATTTAAGAGTTGAGCCAAGGAAATACCGCTTCCGCATCGTAAATGCCTCTAATAGAAGAGGTTATATATTAAGTCTTTCTAATGATCATACAATGGTTCAAATCGGTACAGATGGTGGTCTACTAACTCAACCAATTCATTTAAACTCAATTGAACTACTACCTGCAGAACGAACCGATATCATCATTGACTTTTCAACACTTCAGGGACAGGAAATCACAGTCATGAACTCTGATACAGAGTTTCCTGGCGAACATACAAATATGATTATGCAATTCAGAGTAGACCTACCGCTTAAAGGGGAAGATACTATTCAAATTCCAGATCAACTTGCCCCGCAAATGGACATTCATGAACATCATGCTCATACCGTTAGAGATCTCCCATTAAGTGCTTCAACAGATTCTTATGGACGACCGATGCTGCTCTTAAATAATCGAATGTATCATGATCCTGCTACAGAAAAGCCATCATTAGATAGCATTGAAATATGGAACTTTATAAATGTTACACCTTTTCTGCATCCTATGCATGTGCATTTAATCCAATTTAAAATATTGGACCGTAGACCTTTTAACGTGGAAAAATATCAAAATGAAGGTATCCTTGAATACACAGGAGAACCAATTGAACCCCGTGAATTTGAAAGAGGTTGGAAAGATACCGTAAAAGCTGATCCTGAAATGGTTACTAGAATTATCATGCACTGGAAAGGACATACAGGTCATTACATTTGGCATTGTCATTTCCTTGAACATGAAGATCATGACATGATGAGACCAATTCGTGTAATCGATGATGCTCATCCTGTTCAACAACCACACGCTGATATTCCGCATGATCATAAAGGCTCGGAGGAAAATGAAAACTAG
- a CDS encoding TolB family protein — MKSIKEKIKSFLEIINIETGERKTLASFHKVIEAPNWTRDGKLIYNSDGHLYSFDLNTYENSLIETGFATSCNNDHVLSPDESQIAISHHTALDHQSRIYILPAKGGIPTLVTPMAPSYLHGWSPDGKTLAYCAERNGQYDIYTIPAYGGEEKQLTDLPGLDDGPEYSPDGKHIWFNSTRSGLMQIWRMNADGSEQTRITFEESNNWFPHVSPDGEKVVYLAYKKGEVEPGDHPPNKDVELRIMSSTGGESSLLIKLFGGQGTINVNSWSPDSKQVAFVRYELN; from the coding sequence ATGAAATCTATAAAAGAAAAAATAAAAAGCTTCCTGGAAATAATCAATATTGAAACTGGTGAAAGGAAGACACTAGCGTCCTTTCATAAGGTAATCGAAGCACCAAATTGGACCCGTGATGGAAAGCTTATTTATAACAGTGATGGTCATCTTTACTCCTTTGATTTAAATACCTATGAAAATAGCCTCATAGAAACAGGCTTTGCAACCTCCTGTAACAACGATCATGTTTTATCTCCTGATGAATCTCAGATTGCTATCAGTCACCACACTGCCCTGGATCATCAATCACGCATATACATCCTTCCTGCAAAAGGCGGCATTCCAACTCTCGTAACGCCAATGGCTCCATCTTATCTTCATGGCTGGTCACCTGATGGAAAGACATTAGCTTATTGTGCAGAAAGAAATGGCCAGTACGACATTTATACGATCCCAGCATATGGCGGAGAGGAAAAACAGCTAACAGATCTTCCGGGCTTAGATGATGGCCCTGAATACTCACCAGATGGAAAGCATATTTGGTTTAATTCCACTCGGTCCGGTTTGATGCAAATTTGGCGTATGAATGCAGATGGTAGTGAACAAACGAGAATAACATTTGAAGAAAGCAATAATTGGTTTCCACATGTTTCTCCTGATGGAGAGAAGGTAGTTTATCTTGCTTATAAAAAAGGAGAGGTGGAACCTGGGGACCATCCTCCTAATAAGGATGTTGAATTAAGAATCATGTCCAGTACAGGTGGAGAGTCAAGTTTGTTAATCAAGCTGTTTGGTGGTCAGGGTACGATCAATGTAAATTCATGGTCTCCAGACAGTAAGCAGGTGGCATTTGTCAGATACGAACTAAATTAA
- the ahpF gene encoding alkyl hydroperoxide reductase subunit F, with protein MVLDAEIKAQLEQYLQLLESDIVLKFSAGDDKVSSDMMELVNELASMSSKITVEKADLPRTPSFSVNRVGEETGVTFAGIPLGHEFTSLVLALLQVSGRAPKVDQSVIDQIKSITGEHHFETYVSLSCHNCPDVVQALNIMSVLNPNITHTMIDGAVYKEEVERKNVMAVPAVYLNAEFLSGGRMTIEEILAKIGTGPDASEFENKEPYDVLVVGGGPAGSSAAIYAARKGIRTGIVAERFGGQVLDTMSIENFISVKSTEGPKLAASLEEHVKEYGVDIMNLQRAKSIEKKDLFELELENGAVLKSKSVIVSTGARWRNVGVPGEQEFKNKGVAYCPHCDGPLFEGKHVAVIGGGNSGIEAAIDLAGIVQHVTVLEFNPELKADEVLQNRLYSLPNVTVLKNVQTKEITGTDSVNGITYIERDTNEEKHVELQGVFVQIGLVPNTDWLEGVVERNRMGEIIVNKHGETTVPGLFAAGDCTDSAYNQIIISMGSGATAALGAFDYLIRN; from the coding sequence ATGGTACTTGATGCAGAAATTAAAGCACAGTTAGAACAATATCTTCAACTACTTGAAAGTGATATTGTTCTAAAGTTTAGTGCTGGTGATGACAAGGTTTCAAGTGACATGATGGAGCTAGTGAATGAGCTAGCTTCCATGTCATCTAAAATTACTGTTGAAAAAGCTGACTTACCAAGAACGCCAAGCTTTAGCGTGAATCGTGTTGGTGAAGAAACTGGTGTTACATTTGCTGGTATTCCTCTAGGACATGAATTCACTTCTTTAGTGTTGGCTCTTTTACAGGTTAGTGGAAGAGCGCCTAAGGTTGATCAGAGTGTGATTGACCAAATTAAAAGCATTACTGGTGAACACCACTTTGAAACATACGTTAGTCTAAGCTGTCACAACTGTCCTGATGTTGTACAAGCCCTAAATATCATGAGTGTTTTAAATCCTAATATCACTCACACAATGATTGACGGTGCAGTATACAAGGAAGAAGTTGAGCGTAAAAACGTTATGGCTGTTCCTGCTGTTTACCTAAACGCAGAATTCTTAAGCGGTGGTCGTATGACGATTGAAGAGATTCTTGCGAAGATCGGTACAGGCCCTGATGCTTCCGAGTTTGAGAACAAAGAACCTTACGATGTTTTAGTTGTTGGAGGCGGTCCTGCAGGCTCAAGCGCGGCAATCTATGCAGCTCGTAAAGGGATTCGCACAGGTATCGTTGCTGAACGCTTCGGTGGTCAGGTTCTTGATACAATGAGCATCGAGAACTTTATCAGTGTAAAAAGCACAGAAGGTCCTAAGCTTGCTGCAAGCCTTGAAGAGCATGTTAAAGAGTACGGTGTTGATATTATGAATCTTCAACGTGCTAAAAGCATTGAAAAGAAAGACCTTTTCGAGCTTGAGCTTGAAAATGGCGCTGTTCTAAAAAGTAAAAGTGTTATTGTGTCAACAGGTGCTCGCTGGCGTAATGTAGGTGTTCCTGGTGAACAAGAGTTCAAAAACAAAGGTGTAGCATATTGCCCTCACTGTGATGGTCCATTGTTTGAAGGAAAACATGTGGCTGTTATCGGCGGTGGTAACTCAGGTATTGAGGCAGCAATTGACTTAGCAGGTATTGTTCAGCATGTTACCGTACTAGAGTTTAATCCAGAGCTAAAGGCTGATGAAGTGTTACAAAATCGCCTATATAGCCTTCCAAACGTAACAGTACTGAAAAACGTTCAAACAAAAGAAATCACTGGTACAGATAGTGTTAATGGTATTACATATATTGAACGTGATACCAACGAAGAAAAGCACGTTGAATTACAGGGTGTGTTCGTTCAAATCGGTCTTGTTCCAAACACGGACTGGTTAGAAGGAGTCGTTGAGCGCAATCGTATGGGTGAGATTATCGTTAATAAGCACGGAGAAACAACCGTTCCTGGATTGTTTGCTGCTGGGGACTGCACAGATAGTGCGTATAATCAAATTATTATCTCAATGGGATCTGGAGCTACTGCAGCTTTAGGCGCATTTGATTATTTGATTAGAAATTAA
- a CDS encoding L-lactate permease, with product MLVETFDPFQHLAISALVAAIPIILFLLCLTVFKMKGIHAALLNLVVTFLIVLVIFKLPLGEAIGSVIQGAIVGLWPIGYIIVMAVWLYKIAVESGKFDILRGSIVGISQDQRIHLLLIGFCFNAFLEGAAGFGVPIAICAVLLVSLGFKPLQAAMLCLIANGASGAFGAIGIPVGIIDTFHLEGVTSMDVSTMTALTLPIINFTIPFLLVWLLDGFKGIKEILPAILVTSATYTVTQAIITVTIGPELADIIPSLLAMGTLALFLKKWQPKEIFLLNGKKCEVEKHSMSEVIKAWSPFYLLTIFVLIWSLPVFKGLFAEDGFLAGTAVKFIIPGSSIGVGIDLIGATGTAILLAGLTTVASTKQIQFMDSFKLLKKTILEFRIPIIMISAIIGIAKLMTYGGLTIALGQAVATTGDVFPLLAPILGWIGVFMTGSVVNNNTLFAPIQATAGNIIGTNPSLLVSANTAGGVMAKLVSPQSIAIATAAVGETGKEAELTKMTLKYSFGLLGFVCLWTFVLALIF from the coding sequence ATGTTAGTTGAAACGTTTGACCCATTTCAGCATCTCGCCATATCAGCATTAGTTGCAGCCATACCAATCATATTATTTCTATTATGTTTGACAGTATTCAAAATGAAGGGAATACATGCAGCTCTATTAAACTTAGTTGTAACCTTTTTAATTGTATTAGTAATCTTTAAGCTTCCTTTAGGGGAAGCAATCGGAAGTGTCATTCAAGGGGCAATAGTAGGATTATGGCCGATTGGTTACATCATTGTGATGGCAGTATGGCTATATAAAATAGCAGTAGAATCAGGGAAGTTTGATATATTACGAGGAAGTATAGTAGGCATTTCTCAAGACCAACGGATTCATCTATTATTAATTGGCTTTTGCTTCAACGCATTTCTCGAAGGAGCGGCAGGCTTTGGTGTACCAATTGCAATCTGTGCTGTACTTTTAGTTTCATTAGGATTTAAACCATTGCAGGCAGCGATGCTATGCTTGATTGCAAATGGTGCATCAGGAGCTTTTGGGGCAATCGGGATACCAGTAGGCATCATTGATACGTTTCATCTAGAGGGAGTTACATCAATGGATGTTTCAACGATGACTGCCTTAACATTACCAATTATCAACTTTACAATTCCGTTCCTGCTAGTTTGGTTACTGGATGGTTTTAAAGGTATTAAAGAAATACTACCAGCCATTTTAGTCACATCTGCTACTTATACAGTAACACAGGCAATTATTACAGTAACGATTGGACCAGAGTTAGCCGATATTATTCCATCTTTATTAGCAATGGGTACACTGGCGCTATTTCTTAAAAAATGGCAACCAAAAGAAATATTCTTACTTAATGGGAAAAAATGTGAAGTTGAAAAACATTCTATGAGTGAAGTAATCAAAGCTTGGTCTCCATTTTATTTGCTAACCATCTTTGTACTTATTTGGAGTTTACCAGTTTTTAAAGGGCTATTTGCAGAAGATGGCTTTCTTGCAGGAACAGCAGTGAAATTCATAATTCCTGGGTCTTCAATAGGGGTAGGTATCGATTTAATAGGTGCAACAGGAACGGCGATTCTTTTAGCAGGATTAACAACAGTCGCTTCTACTAAACAAATTCAGTTTATGGATAGCTTTAAACTGTTGAAAAAGACGATTTTAGAATTTAGAATTCCAATCATTATGATTTCTGCGATTATTGGTATTGCGAAGCTAATGACATACGGAGGATTAACAATTGCGTTAGGGCAAGCAGTAGCCACAACAGGGGATGTGTTCCCATTGTTAGCTCCAATATTAGGTTGGATTGGTGTATTCATGACAGGATCTGTGGTGAATAACAATACATTATTCGCACCAATTCAAGCAACAGCAGGTAACATCATTGGAACAAATCCATCTTTACTAGTATCTGCAAATACTGCCGGGGGAGTAATGGCAAAGCTTGTTTCTCCACAATCTATTGCCATTGCAACAGCAGCAGTAGGTGAAACAGGTAAAGAGGCGGAACTAACGAAAATGACATTGAAATATAGCTTTGGGTTACTAGGGTTTGTGTGCCTTTGGACGTTTGTTCTTGCATTGATTTTTTAG
- a CDS encoding IS3 family transposase (programmed frameshift): MSKKLFTEKEIKLLSKNPYVKSVSSKGITYSDEFKQHFVSEFSKGKLSRQIFEEAGFDVEIIGMQRIKSSSERWRNTYKTEGLLGLKDTRKNNSGRPRVKELSLEEKYARLEAKMNLVKAENELPKKDSYVRKGAEEVRLPSSQRYILIREVIEKYNLKHMVKFLCDVAGVSRSGYYNYFSAKSEEQRKRQEVRDEEAKALILKAFHFKGRKKGARQIKMTLAGQFQCVFNLKRVRRIMKKYNIFCPIRKANPYKRMMKATQEHRVVPNILNRQFKQGIPYNVLLTDITYMHYHNGQRAYLSVIKDGSTGEILAYHLSDRITMELATNTLHKLKKNRNYKKAKDALIHSDQGTHYTHPGFQKLVKKMGLRQSMSRRGNCWDNAPIESFFGHLKDEANIKPCKTLDELKREIDKYITYYNHHRYQWNLKKMTPVKYRDHLLQAA, encoded by the exons ATGAGTAAAAAGCTATTTACAGAAAAAGAAATCAAACTATTATCTAAAAACCCATATGTGAAATCGGTCAGTTCAAAGGGAATTACTTACTCGGATGAGTTTAAACAACATTTTGTATCTGAATTCAGTAAGGGGAAGCTTTCAAGACAAATCTTTGAAGAAGCTGGATTTGATGTTGAAATTATTGGCATGCAAAGAATTAAATCTTCTTCAGAGCGTTGGAGAAACACTTATAAAACTGAAGGCTTGTTGGGGCTTAAAGACACTAGGAAAAATAATTCTGGAAGACCGCGAGTAAAAGAACTGTCCCTTGAGGAGAAGTATGCAAGATTAGAAGCTAAGATGAATCTTGTAAAGGCAGAAAATGAACTCC CTAAAAAAGATTCGTATGTTAGAAAGGGGGCTGAAGAAGTAAGGCTTCCTTCTAGTCAGAGGTACATTCTTATTCGTGAGGTTATTGAAAAATACAACCTAAAACACATGGTGAAATTCCTTTGTGACGTTGCCGGGGTGTCACGAAGTGGTTACTATAATTATTTCTCAGCTAAGTCCGAAGAACAAAGGAAACGTCAGGAAGTGAGGGATGAAGAAGCTAAAGCATTAATTTTAAAAGCCTTCCACTTTAAAGGTCGAAAGAAAGGGGCACGCCAAATTAAGATGACATTGGCGGGTCAATTTCAGTGTGTCTTTAATTTGAAACGTGTTCGCAGAATTATGAAGAAATACAATATTTTCTGTCCTATTAGAAAAGCTAACCCATATAAAAGAATGATGAAGGCAACCCAAGAACATCGCGTTGTGCCAAACATATTAAACCGCCAATTTAAGCAAGGGATTCCATATAACGTACTTCTTACTGACATCACTTATATGCATTACCATAATGGCCAAAGAGCTTATTTATCAGTAATTAAAGATGGATCAACAGGTGAAATTCTAGCTTATCATCTATCGGATCGTATCACCATGGAGTTAGCTACAAACACCTTGCACAAGTTAAAGAAGAACCGAAACTATAAGAAAGCTAAAGACGCTCTCATTCATTCAGATCAAGGAACTCACTACACCCATCCAGGATTCCAAAAGCTTGTGAAGAAAATGGGATTACGGCAATCTATGTCTAGACGGGGAAACTGTTGGGATAACGCACCAATAGAATCATTCTTTGGCCACCTTAAAGACGAAGCAAATATTAAGCCATGTAAAACTTTGGACGAACTAAAACGCGAAATAGACAAATACATCACTTACTATAACCATCATAGATATCAATGGAACCTAAAAAAGATGACCCCTGTAAAATACAGAGATCATCTTCTTCAGGCTGCTTAA
- a CDS encoding coiled-coil domain-containing protein, with amino-acid sequence MFSDINEQLIKIKGDLRKKQKYKVQIEDFQNELEVVERKISQLNDQFKSDQEDVNKLERMSLTNLFATLSGTKDEKLSKENKELLATKHRLDEVLKIKLDIDESINELRNKLHPLSNVEDDYQKLLLQKEALIKSGDSTHADRVLELSEKEGNLRAYIDELKEAITAGELVKESLLDAENSLEKASNWGTADMLGGGTISGFVKHQHINDAEDYLHDAQTHMRKFQKELLDVQEEAKLEVDISSLLMFADFFFDGFIVDFMVQGRISDALDETREQYEKVNDILLKLNIQVEEIESELTSIKEERRQIVEEV; translated from the coding sequence ATGTTCTCAGATATAAATGAACAATTAATCAAGATCAAAGGTGATCTTAGGAAAAAACAAAAATATAAAGTCCAGATTGAGGATTTTCAAAATGAACTAGAAGTAGTTGAAAGGAAAATCTCTCAATTAAACGATCAATTTAAATCTGACCAAGAGGATGTTAATAAGCTAGAACGAATGAGTTTAACAAACTTATTCGCAACATTATCTGGTACAAAGGATGAGAAGCTTTCAAAGGAAAACAAGGAGCTACTAGCTACAAAACATAGACTAGATGAAGTATTAAAAATTAAATTGGATATTGATGAATCAATCAATGAATTAAGGAATAAGCTACATCCTCTATCAAATGTGGAGGATGATTATCAGAAACTTTTATTACAAAAAGAAGCTTTAATAAAGAGCGGTGATTCAACACATGCTGATAGGGTTTTGGAACTGAGTGAAAAGGAAGGAAATCTTAGAGCTTATATTGATGAATTAAAAGAAGCGATTACTGCTGGTGAACTTGTGAAGGAATCTCTACTGGATGCAGAAAATTCCCTTGAAAAAGCTAGTAATTGGGGAACAGCAGATATGCTGGGTGGTGGAACAATTTCAGGATTTGTGAAACACCAGCATATTAATGATGCAGAAGACTATCTTCACGATGCTCAAACACATATGCGGAAGTTTCAAAAAGAATTATTAGATGTACAGGAGGAAGCAAAGCTCGAAGTTGATATTTCAAGTTTATTGATGTTTGCTGACTTCTTTTTCGATGGATTCATCGTAGATTTTATGGTGCAGGGAAGAATTAGTGATGCTTTGGATGAAACAAGGGAGCAGTATGAAAAGGTAAATGATATTTTACTAAAGCTGAACATTCAAGTTGAAGAAATTGAAAGTGAGTTAACTTCAATTAAAGAGGAAAGAAGGCAAATTGTTGAGGAGGTATAG
- the ahpC gene encoding alkyl hydroperoxide reductase subunit C, with protein MSLIGTEVKPFAAKAFKDGEFIDVTNEDLKGQWSIFCFYPADFTFVCPTELEDLQNEYDNLKALGVEVYSVSTDTHFTHKGWHDSSEKIGKIKYAMIGDPSQVITRGFEVLDEKEGLADRGTFIIDPDGVIQTVEINAGGIGRDASTLINKVKAAQYVRNNPGEVCPAKWQEGSETLKPSLDLVGKL; from the coding sequence ATGTCATTAATTGGTACTGAAGTAAAACCTTTCGCAGCAAAAGCATTCAAAGATGGTGAGTTCATCGATGTAACAAACGAAGATTTAAAAGGTCAATGGAGCATCTTCTGCTTCTACCCAGCAGATTTCACATTCGTATGCCCAACTGAGCTTGAAGATTTACAAAACGAATATGATAATTTAAAAGCACTTGGTGTTGAAGTATACTCTGTATCTACTGATACTCACTTCACTCACAAAGGCTGGCATGATAGCTCAGAAAAAATCGGTAAAATCAAATATGCGATGATTGGTGATCCATCTCAAGTAATCACTCGTGGATTCGAAGTATTAGATGAAAAAGAAGGTCTTGCTGATCGCGGCACATTCATCATTGATCCAGATGGTGTCATCCAAACTGTTGAAATCAATGCAGGTGGAATTGGTCGTGACGCAAGCACTTTAATTAACAAAGTAAAAGCAGCACAATATGTTCGTAATAACCCAGGCGAAGTTTGCCCAGCAAAATGGCAAGAAGGTTCCGAAACACTTAAGCCAAGCCTTGATCTTGTTGGAAAGCTGTAA
- a CDS encoding L-lactate dehydrogenase encodes MNLTLGNKVVLVGTGAVGSSYAYALMNQGISDDLVLVDLNEEKAKGDVMDLDHGIVYAPNSMSIKFGTYEDCKDAALVVICAGAAQKPGETRLDLVSKNVKIFESIVNQIMKSGFNGIFLVATNPVDILAYATWKFSGLPKERVIGSGTVLDSARFRYLLGEEFDTAPTSVHGYIIGEHGDSQLPVWSSANISGTQVAPKLTEERKQEIAVQVRDAAYKIIESKGATYYGIAMGLARITRAILKNENVVLPVGAYLEGENGHSDVYIGVPSVINRTGIKKVVELSLNDQEQEKLTKSVQTLKDIQATIWG; translated from the coding sequence ATGAATTTAACACTTGGAAATAAAGTTGTATTAGTTGGTACTGGAGCGGTTGGATCAAGTTATGCTTATGCGTTAATGAATCAAGGAATCAGTGATGATTTAGTGCTTGTAGATTTAAATGAGGAAAAAGCGAAAGGTGACGTAATGGACTTAGATCATGGAATTGTTTATGCACCAAATTCTATGAGCATCAAATTTGGTACTTATGAAGATTGCAAGGATGCAGCACTTGTTGTTATTTGTGCCGGTGCAGCACAGAAACCAGGGGAAACAAGATTAGATCTAGTAAGTAAAAATGTGAAAATCTTTGAATCTATTGTAAATCAAATTATGAAATCAGGATTTAACGGAATTTTCTTAGTGGCAACAAATCCGGTTGATATTTTAGCCTACGCAACATGGAAATTTTCTGGATTGCCAAAAGAAAGAGTAATCGGATCTGGAACAGTGTTAGACTCTGCTAGATTTCGCTATTTACTAGGAGAAGAATTCGATACAGCACCAACAAGTGTACATGGCTATATTATCGGTGAACATGGTGATTCTCAGTTACCTGTATGGAGCTCTGCAAATATCTCTGGTACACAGGTTGCACCGAAATTAACAGAGGAACGAAAGCAGGAAATTGCCGTTCAAGTTCGTGATGCAGCCTATAAAATCATTGAATCTAAAGGGGCAACATATTACGGAATTGCAATGGGATTAGCGAGAATTACAAGAGCAATTTTAAAGAACGAGAATGTGGTTTTACCAGTTGGGGCTTATCTTGAAGGGGAAAATGGACACAGTGATGTTTATATCGGGGTACCATCTGTTATCAATCGCACAGGTATAAAGAAAGTTGTTGAGCTTTCTTTAAATGATCAAGAACAGGAAAAATTGACAAAGTCAGTACAAACACTAAAAGATATTCAAGCTACTATTTGGGGTTAG
- a CDS encoding nucleotide excision repair endonuclease: MIKISIPTPDVTITKQQNPELSNIYGFTDFHLITRGKGGIFMFYNDKKELLFVGKARKLRQRIKKHFEDNVSPIKLHRDEVTKISVCLVEDPVHREIYETYIINELKAKYNVDKVFYR, encoded by the coding sequence GTGATCAAAATATCGATTCCAACACCCGATGTTACAATTACCAAACAGCAGAATCCGGAGTTAAGTAATATTTACGGATTTACTGATTTTCACCTTATCACTAGAGGTAAAGGTGGGATTTTTATGTTTTACAATGATAAAAAAGAATTATTGTTTGTTGGAAAGGCTAGGAAGCTAAGACAAAGGATAAAAAAACATTTCGAAGATAATGTCTCTCCTATTAAATTACATAGAGATGAAGTAACTAAGATTAGTGTTTGTTTGGTGGAAGACCCAGTCCATAGAGAAATATACGAAACCTATATTATTAATGAACTTAAGGCAAAGTACAACGTAGATAAAGTTTTTTATCGTTAA